A single window of Lutzomyia longipalpis isolate SR_M1_2022 chromosome 1, ASM2433408v1 DNA harbors:
- the LOC129797858 gene encoding uncharacterized protein LOC129797858 isoform X2, with protein sequence MESALLDTEELQNGMHALSSNNNNCGKAKSSRSLPLFYDDEGELSTLGARVSQMECMPLRSPPGHYHYHVTDQTKSLQELQNEVGALLEFRDLVIETFPDLKHKMASSSASSTITGLPSSSLASRTEWEPGIRVRRKLTQKENAEMSSSSLIRSRSNSHSGKKEPKSGEGNGSVIQDSGFSTETNSSKETHSASSTNGAMQGVNVSNTSQRMTIDSDNELWNLLDVLQKKSNRLRDEVEHLQQLEKERYKTTNIPHSFQKQLDRVGKEDVQLLRKERDRLLDKLVEMEAENVFERRRSTNLEDQINSLTLAKQELEKQLTMALNQKIELNSRIKELHQQFESSKQSRGNFIRNFTISDTGMTNTMHKSSNYSTHHGASSSGTVALANKLVRSDGMFLGRLDGLVSTPNRLNKVRLADSKKIEAILLENNVVELQRHLLTLTVQNQVLQQKLDHATRSKIQFIKRLDKAKEDIDDLKFQLEEKNIEFEGTRAQLRVLESKTSTRMDGSPENGRPLFRLSPTRDSIIRQSQISTPSMKAMVPLAMDEIMQHSSSTESAQDQSEQNRALPETPKKRPSRIPLAGAKANAAPKPPTGRSNSNNNGKLSPSGPPSNRSLTNKSISSLMGRSGPSSVKKEHNNSSPSLHRPDSAQSWRKDSSLTANNRSSSIPISAKSSSTPSAGKPLHSPLPKAKRDTVTAKTRNLDSLSAKASSVSPVTSSPTVTTAPTIPPSTISPHIYKSSSKKDLNSSYVASPQSRMKPSSVPVRRISSSGARNGDTQDYENGKSKLMMSGGVRGVEEQMAEKVAGSDNGGDFRGSRDLIREYLMKTKVQQPPPIFQTPFETFTTNPMPNLDMVYRYHIVVDDDSNVYKEKNRDMEVKYYDDNYSIDLLNSQCKAEDESSNRMGFERLSPHHNKLCDSSEDTQDEHEVVKSSRIDGTCRLIGKVNPNILKTWEQLKGGGNGTTDGEKSQQRIFYKTQRIPSAKQSSSSIFYDSIETIVSDVDESTAPAAGEMMAECDDSLLLDDDKKHSNCWSIGSEKNIS encoded by the exons ATGGAGAGTGCACTCCTGGATACGGAGGAGCTACAGAATGGAATGCATGCCTTATCTTCCAACAACAATAATTGTGGAAAAGCAAAGTCTTCGAGGTCACTTCCCTTATTTTACGATGACGAG GGCGAACTGTCCACTTTAGGAGCAAGAGTAAGCCAAATGGAGTGTATGCCACTGAGATCACCCCCAGGACATTATCACTATCACGTCACAGATCAAACTAAGTCATTGCAG GAATTGCAGAATGAAGTCGGAGCTTTACTGGAATTTCGTGATTTGGTTATTGAAACCTTTCCTGATCTCAAACATAAAATGGCTTCATCGTCAGCATCTAGTACAATTACTGGCCTGCCATCGTCTTCATTGGCATCaag AACTGAGTGGGAACCGGGGATACGTGTTCGACGGAAATTaacccaaaaagaaaatgcagaaatgTCATCGTCGTCTCTGATAAGGAGTAGAAGCAACTCCCATAGTGGGAAGAAAGAACCAAAGAGTGGTGAGGGGAATGGCAGCGTTATTCAGGATTCAGGGTTTTCAACTGAGACAAATTCTTCGAAAGAAACACACAGTGCTTCTTCGACaaatggtgctatgcag GGAGTTAATGTATCAAATACATCACAACGCATGACTATAGATAGCGACAATGAATTGTGGAATTTATTGGATGTTTTACAAAAGAAGAGCAATCGCCTTCGCGATGAAGTTGAGCATTTGCAGCAATTAGAAAAGGAACGATATAAAACAACAAATATTCCGCATAGTTTCCAAAAGCAACTCGATCGAGTGGGAAAGGAAGATGTTCAGTTGCTGCGTAAGGAACGGGATCGACTGTTGGACAAATTGGTTGAGATGGAGgcggaaaatgtttttgagcGCCGAAGATCAACAAACTTGGAAGATCAAATAAATTCGCTAACTTTGGCGAAGCAAGAATTGGAGAAGCAACTCACGATGGCACTCAATCAGAAGATTGAACTTAATTCACGAATTAAGGAATTGCATCAACAATTTGAATCATCCAAACAGTCACGTGGAAATTTTATTCGAAATTTTACAATATCTGATACGGGCATGACTAATACAATGCATAAGAGTAGCAATTATAGCACACACCATGGTGCCTCTTCTTCCGGTACTGTAGCGCTAGCGAATAAGCTTGTAAGAAGTGATGGGATGTTTCTTGGACGGCTGGATGGACTAGTCAGCACACCCAATAGACTGAATAAAGTGAGATTAGCTGATTCTAAAAAGATCGAAGCAATTCTGCTCGAGAATAATGTTGTTGAACTACAGAGGCATTTACTAACACTCACCGTTCAAAATCAG GTATTACAACAGAAATTAGATCATGCAACTCGAtcaaaaatccaatttatAAAACGACTGGATAAGGCAAAGGAGGACATTGatgatttgaaatttcaattggaagagaaaaatattgaatttgagGGCACAAGAGCGCAACTTCGTGTATTGGAATCAAAAACATCAACAAGAATGGATGGTAGTCCCGAAAATGGTAGACCGCTTTTTAGATTGTCCCCAACACGTGATTCAATTATCAGGCAATCGCAAATTTCAACACCAAGTATGAAGGCGATGGTGCCACTGGCTATGGATGAAATAATGCAACACAGTAGTAGTACGGAATCGGCACAAGATCAGTCTGAGCAAAATCGTGCCTTGCCAGAAACACCAAAGAAACGTCCTAGTCGCATTCCATTGGCAGGTGCAAAGGCAAATGCAGCACCTAAACCACCAACTGGACGTAGCAATAGCAACAATAATGGGAAGTTAAGTCCATCCGGGCCTCCGTCCAATCGTAgtttaacaaataaaagtaTAAGTAGTCTCATGGGGCGCTCTGGGCCGAGTTCGGTGAAGAAAGAGCACAATAATTCATCACCAAGCCTCCATAGACCTGATTCGGCGCAAAGTTGGCGGAAAGATTCGTCATTAACTGCAAATAATCGTAGCTCATCGATACCAATATCGGCAAAGTCGTCGTCAACTCCGTCCGCGGGAAAACCTCTCCATTCACCATTACCCAAAGCAAAGAGAGATACAGTAACGGCAAAGACACGCAATCTGGATTCTCTAAGTGCGAAAGCATCGTCTGTCTCACCAGTCACATCGTCGCCCACAGTCACAACAGCACCAACGATACCACCAAGTACCATCTCACCGCATATATATAAATCATCGTCGAAGAAAGATCTTAATTCAAGCTATGTGGCATCACCACAGAGCCGAATGAAACCATCCTCAGTTCCAGTCCGACGAATTTCCAGCAGTGGTGCAAGAAATGGCGACACACAAGATTATGAGAATGGAAAG TCAAAGTTGATGATGAGTGGTGGTGTCAGAGGTGTAGAAGAACAAATGGCGGAGAAGGTTGCAGGAAGTGACAATGGGGGTGATTTTAGAGGTTCACGCGACCTCATCCGTGAATACCTGATGAAGACGAAAGTACAACAACCCCCGCCAATTTTTCAAACACCCTTCGAAACATTCACCACAAATCCCATGCCGAATTTGGATATGGTATACCGCTACCACATTGTCGTGGATGACGATAGCAATGTGTACAAGGAGAAGAATCGCGACATGGAAGTCAAGTACTATGATGataattattcaattgatCTACTGAATTCTCAGTGCAAAGCTGAGGATGAAAGCAGCAATAGGATGGGATTTGAGAGGCTTTCCCCACATCACAATAAACTCTGTGACTCCTCGGAGGATACTCAGGATGAGCATGAGGTGGTCAAGAGTTCACGCATTGACGGTACATGTCGACTTATTGGGAAGGTCAATCCGAATATTCTGAAGACATGGGAACAATTGAAGGGCGGAGGAAATGGCACAACAGACGGTGAGAAATCACAGCAGCGGATCTTCTATAAAACACAACGAATCCCCTCTGCGAAGCAATCTTCCAGCAGTATCTTCTACGACAGCATTGAGACTATCGTGTCGGATGTTGATGAATCTACAGCTCCAGCTGCCGGAGAGATGATGGCTGAATGCGATGATTCTCTTCTACTTGATGATGATAAAAAGCACTCCAACTGCTGGTCCATTggaagtgagaaaaatatatcataa
- the LOC129785912 gene encoding ubiquitin-conjugating enzyme E2-17 kDa, with translation MALKRINKELQDLGRDPPAQCSAGPVGDDLFHWQATIMGPPDSPYQGGVFFLTIHFPTDYPFKPPKVAFTTRIYHPNINSNGSICLDILRSQWSPALTISKVLLSICSLLCDPNPDDPLVPEIARIYKTDREKYNELAREWTRKYAM, from the exons ATGGCGTTAAAAAGGATTAATAAG GAACTTCAAGACTTGGGCAGAGATCCGCCTGCACAATGCTCAGCAGGACCCGTTGGGGATGATC TTTTTCATTGGCAAGCAACAATTATGGGACCG CCTGATAGCCCGTATCAAGGAGGTGTGTTTTTTCTAACAATCCACTTTCCAACAGATTATCCGTTCAAACCGCCAAAAGTGGCTTTTACAACACGTATATATCACCCGAATATAAACAGTAACGGATCAATTTGTCTCGACATACTAAGATCTCAGTGGTCACCAGCATTAACTATTTCAAAAG TTTTGTTATCTATTTGCTCTCTGCTCTGTGATCCAAATCCAGACGATCCTCTGGTACCAGAGATTGCCAGAATATACAAAACTGATCGAGAAAAATACAATGAGCTGGCCAGAGAGTGGACAAGGAAGTATGCTATGTGA
- the LOC129797858 gene encoding uncharacterized protein LOC129797858 isoform X3: MVDRPTCCTLWSSKEETGELSTLGARVSQMECMPLRSPPGHYHYHVTDQTKSLQELQNEVGALLEFRDLVIETFPDLKHKMASSSASSTITGLPSSSLASRRTEWEPGIRVRRKLTQKENAEMSSSSLIRSRSNSHSGKKEPKSGEGNGSVIQDSGFSTETNSSKETHSASSTNGAMQGVNVSNTSQRMTIDSDNELWNLLDVLQKKSNRLRDEVEHLQQLEKERYKTTNIPHSFQKQLDRVGKEDVQLLRKERDRLLDKLVEMEAENVFERRRSTNLEDQINSLTLAKQELEKQLTMALNQKIELNSRIKELHQQFESSKQSRGNFIRNFTISDTGMTNTMHKSSNYSTHHGASSSGTVALANKLVRSDGMFLGRLDGLVSTPNRLNKVRLADSKKIEAILLENNVVELQRHLLTLTVQNQVLQQKLDHATRSKIQFIKRLDKAKEDIDDLKFQLEEKNIEFEGTRAQLRVLESKTSTRMDGSPENGRPLFRLSPTRDSIIRQSQISTPSMKAMVPLAMDEIMQHSSSTESAQDQSEQNRALPETPKKRPSRIPLAGAKANAAPKPPTGRSNSNNNGKLSPSGPPSNRSLTNKSISSLMGRSGPSSVKKEHNNSSPSLHRPDSAQSWRKDSSLTANNRSSSIPISAKSSSTPSAGKPLHSPLPKAKRDTVTAKTRNLDSLSAKASSVSPVTSSPTVTTAPTIPPSTISPHIYKSSSKKDLNSSYVASPQSRMKPSSVPVRRISSSGARNGDTQDYENGKSKLMMSGGVRGVEEQMAEKVAGSDNGGDFRGSRDLIREYLMKTKVQQPPPIFQTPFETFTTNPMPNLDMVYRYHIVVDDDSNVYKEKNRDMEVKYYDDNYSIDLLNSQCKAEDESSNRMGFERLSPHHNKLCDSSEDTQDEHEVVKSSRIDGTCRLIGKVNPNILKTWEQLKGGGNGTTDGEKSQQRIFYKTQRIPSAKQSSSSIFYDSIETIVSDVDESTAPAAGEMMAECDDSLLLDDDKKHSNCWSIGSEKNIS; encoded by the exons ATGGTCGACCGGCCTACCTGTTGCACTTTGTGGTCTTCTAAAGAAGAAACG GGCGAACTGTCCACTTTAGGAGCAAGAGTAAGCCAAATGGAGTGTATGCCACTGAGATCACCCCCAGGACATTATCACTATCACGTCACAGATCAAACTAAGTCATTGCAG GAATTGCAGAATGAAGTCGGAGCTTTACTGGAATTTCGTGATTTGGTTATTGAAACCTTTCCTGATCTCAAACATAAAATGGCTTCATCGTCAGCATCTAGTACAATTACTGGCCTGCCATCGTCTTCATTGGCATCaag AAGAACTGAGTGGGAACCGGGGATACGTGTTCGACGGAAATTaacccaaaaagaaaatgcagaaatgTCATCGTCGTCTCTGATAAGGAGTAGAAGCAACTCCCATAGTGGGAAGAAAGAACCAAAGAGTGGTGAGGGGAATGGCAGCGTTATTCAGGATTCAGGGTTTTCAACTGAGACAAATTCTTCGAAAGAAACACACAGTGCTTCTTCGACaaatggtgctatgcag GGAGTTAATGTATCAAATACATCACAACGCATGACTATAGATAGCGACAATGAATTGTGGAATTTATTGGATGTTTTACAAAAGAAGAGCAATCGCCTTCGCGATGAAGTTGAGCATTTGCAGCAATTAGAAAAGGAACGATATAAAACAACAAATATTCCGCATAGTTTCCAAAAGCAACTCGATCGAGTGGGAAAGGAAGATGTTCAGTTGCTGCGTAAGGAACGGGATCGACTGTTGGACAAATTGGTTGAGATGGAGgcggaaaatgtttttgagcGCCGAAGATCAACAAACTTGGAAGATCAAATAAATTCGCTAACTTTGGCGAAGCAAGAATTGGAGAAGCAACTCACGATGGCACTCAATCAGAAGATTGAACTTAATTCACGAATTAAGGAATTGCATCAACAATTTGAATCATCCAAACAGTCACGTGGAAATTTTATTCGAAATTTTACAATATCTGATACGGGCATGACTAATACAATGCATAAGAGTAGCAATTATAGCACACACCATGGTGCCTCTTCTTCCGGTACTGTAGCGCTAGCGAATAAGCTTGTAAGAAGTGATGGGATGTTTCTTGGACGGCTGGATGGACTAGTCAGCACACCCAATAGACTGAATAAAGTGAGATTAGCTGATTCTAAAAAGATCGAAGCAATTCTGCTCGAGAATAATGTTGTTGAACTACAGAGGCATTTACTAACACTCACCGTTCAAAATCAG GTATTACAACAGAAATTAGATCATGCAACTCGAtcaaaaatccaatttatAAAACGACTGGATAAGGCAAAGGAGGACATTGatgatttgaaatttcaattggaagagaaaaatattgaatttgagGGCACAAGAGCGCAACTTCGTGTATTGGAATCAAAAACATCAACAAGAATGGATGGTAGTCCCGAAAATGGTAGACCGCTTTTTAGATTGTCCCCAACACGTGATTCAATTATCAGGCAATCGCAAATTTCAACACCAAGTATGAAGGCGATGGTGCCACTGGCTATGGATGAAATAATGCAACACAGTAGTAGTACGGAATCGGCACAAGATCAGTCTGAGCAAAATCGTGCCTTGCCAGAAACACCAAAGAAACGTCCTAGTCGCATTCCATTGGCAGGTGCAAAGGCAAATGCAGCACCTAAACCACCAACTGGACGTAGCAATAGCAACAATAATGGGAAGTTAAGTCCATCCGGGCCTCCGTCCAATCGTAgtttaacaaataaaagtaTAAGTAGTCTCATGGGGCGCTCTGGGCCGAGTTCGGTGAAGAAAGAGCACAATAATTCATCACCAAGCCTCCATAGACCTGATTCGGCGCAAAGTTGGCGGAAAGATTCGTCATTAACTGCAAATAATCGTAGCTCATCGATACCAATATCGGCAAAGTCGTCGTCAACTCCGTCCGCGGGAAAACCTCTCCATTCACCATTACCCAAAGCAAAGAGAGATACAGTAACGGCAAAGACACGCAATCTGGATTCTCTAAGTGCGAAAGCATCGTCTGTCTCACCAGTCACATCGTCGCCCACAGTCACAACAGCACCAACGATACCACCAAGTACCATCTCACCGCATATATATAAATCATCGTCGAAGAAAGATCTTAATTCAAGCTATGTGGCATCACCACAGAGCCGAATGAAACCATCCTCAGTTCCAGTCCGACGAATTTCCAGCAGTGGTGCAAGAAATGGCGACACACAAGATTATGAGAATGGAAAG TCAAAGTTGATGATGAGTGGTGGTGTCAGAGGTGTAGAAGAACAAATGGCGGAGAAGGTTGCAGGAAGTGACAATGGGGGTGATTTTAGAGGTTCACGCGACCTCATCCGTGAATACCTGATGAAGACGAAAGTACAACAACCCCCGCCAATTTTTCAAACACCCTTCGAAACATTCACCACAAATCCCATGCCGAATTTGGATATGGTATACCGCTACCACATTGTCGTGGATGACGATAGCAATGTGTACAAGGAGAAGAATCGCGACATGGAAGTCAAGTACTATGATGataattattcaattgatCTACTGAATTCTCAGTGCAAAGCTGAGGATGAAAGCAGCAATAGGATGGGATTTGAGAGGCTTTCCCCACATCACAATAAACTCTGTGACTCCTCGGAGGATACTCAGGATGAGCATGAGGTGGTCAAGAGTTCACGCATTGACGGTACATGTCGACTTATTGGGAAGGTCAATCCGAATATTCTGAAGACATGGGAACAATTGAAGGGCGGAGGAAATGGCACAACAGACGGTGAGAAATCACAGCAGCGGATCTTCTATAAAACACAACGAATCCCCTCTGCGAAGCAATCTTCCAGCAGTATCTTCTACGACAGCATTGAGACTATCGTGTCGGATGTTGATGAATCTACAGCTCCAGCTGCCGGAGAGATGATGGCTGAATGCGATGATTCTCTTCTACTTGATGATGATAAAAAGCACTCCAACTGCTGGTCCATTggaagtgagaaaaatatatcataa
- the LOC129797858 gene encoding uncharacterized protein LOC129797858 isoform X1 translates to MESALLDTEELQNGMHALSSNNNNCGKAKSSRSLPLFYDDEGELSTLGARVSQMECMPLRSPPGHYHYHVTDQTKSLQELQNEVGALLEFRDLVIETFPDLKHKMASSSASSTITGLPSSSLASRRTEWEPGIRVRRKLTQKENAEMSSSSLIRSRSNSHSGKKEPKSGEGNGSVIQDSGFSTETNSSKETHSASSTNGAMQGVNVSNTSQRMTIDSDNELWNLLDVLQKKSNRLRDEVEHLQQLEKERYKTTNIPHSFQKQLDRVGKEDVQLLRKERDRLLDKLVEMEAENVFERRRSTNLEDQINSLTLAKQELEKQLTMALNQKIELNSRIKELHQQFESSKQSRGNFIRNFTISDTGMTNTMHKSSNYSTHHGASSSGTVALANKLVRSDGMFLGRLDGLVSTPNRLNKVRLADSKKIEAILLENNVVELQRHLLTLTVQNQVLQQKLDHATRSKIQFIKRLDKAKEDIDDLKFQLEEKNIEFEGTRAQLRVLESKTSTRMDGSPENGRPLFRLSPTRDSIIRQSQISTPSMKAMVPLAMDEIMQHSSSTESAQDQSEQNRALPETPKKRPSRIPLAGAKANAAPKPPTGRSNSNNNGKLSPSGPPSNRSLTNKSISSLMGRSGPSSVKKEHNNSSPSLHRPDSAQSWRKDSSLTANNRSSSIPISAKSSSTPSAGKPLHSPLPKAKRDTVTAKTRNLDSLSAKASSVSPVTSSPTVTTAPTIPPSTISPHIYKSSSKKDLNSSYVASPQSRMKPSSVPVRRISSSGARNGDTQDYENGKSKLMMSGGVRGVEEQMAEKVAGSDNGGDFRGSRDLIREYLMKTKVQQPPPIFQTPFETFTTNPMPNLDMVYRYHIVVDDDSNVYKEKNRDMEVKYYDDNYSIDLLNSQCKAEDESSNRMGFERLSPHHNKLCDSSEDTQDEHEVVKSSRIDGTCRLIGKVNPNILKTWEQLKGGGNGTTDGEKSQQRIFYKTQRIPSAKQSSSSIFYDSIETIVSDVDESTAPAAGEMMAECDDSLLLDDDKKHSNCWSIGSEKNIS, encoded by the exons ATGGAGAGTGCACTCCTGGATACGGAGGAGCTACAGAATGGAATGCATGCCTTATCTTCCAACAACAATAATTGTGGAAAAGCAAAGTCTTCGAGGTCACTTCCCTTATTTTACGATGACGAG GGCGAACTGTCCACTTTAGGAGCAAGAGTAAGCCAAATGGAGTGTATGCCACTGAGATCACCCCCAGGACATTATCACTATCACGTCACAGATCAAACTAAGTCATTGCAG GAATTGCAGAATGAAGTCGGAGCTTTACTGGAATTTCGTGATTTGGTTATTGAAACCTTTCCTGATCTCAAACATAAAATGGCTTCATCGTCAGCATCTAGTACAATTACTGGCCTGCCATCGTCTTCATTGGCATCaag AAGAACTGAGTGGGAACCGGGGATACGTGTTCGACGGAAATTaacccaaaaagaaaatgcagaaatgTCATCGTCGTCTCTGATAAGGAGTAGAAGCAACTCCCATAGTGGGAAGAAAGAACCAAAGAGTGGTGAGGGGAATGGCAGCGTTATTCAGGATTCAGGGTTTTCAACTGAGACAAATTCTTCGAAAGAAACACACAGTGCTTCTTCGACaaatggtgctatgcag GGAGTTAATGTATCAAATACATCACAACGCATGACTATAGATAGCGACAATGAATTGTGGAATTTATTGGATGTTTTACAAAAGAAGAGCAATCGCCTTCGCGATGAAGTTGAGCATTTGCAGCAATTAGAAAAGGAACGATATAAAACAACAAATATTCCGCATAGTTTCCAAAAGCAACTCGATCGAGTGGGAAAGGAAGATGTTCAGTTGCTGCGTAAGGAACGGGATCGACTGTTGGACAAATTGGTTGAGATGGAGgcggaaaatgtttttgagcGCCGAAGATCAACAAACTTGGAAGATCAAATAAATTCGCTAACTTTGGCGAAGCAAGAATTGGAGAAGCAACTCACGATGGCACTCAATCAGAAGATTGAACTTAATTCACGAATTAAGGAATTGCATCAACAATTTGAATCATCCAAACAGTCACGTGGAAATTTTATTCGAAATTTTACAATATCTGATACGGGCATGACTAATACAATGCATAAGAGTAGCAATTATAGCACACACCATGGTGCCTCTTCTTCCGGTACTGTAGCGCTAGCGAATAAGCTTGTAAGAAGTGATGGGATGTTTCTTGGACGGCTGGATGGACTAGTCAGCACACCCAATAGACTGAATAAAGTGAGATTAGCTGATTCTAAAAAGATCGAAGCAATTCTGCTCGAGAATAATGTTGTTGAACTACAGAGGCATTTACTAACACTCACCGTTCAAAATCAG GTATTACAACAGAAATTAGATCATGCAACTCGAtcaaaaatccaatttatAAAACGACTGGATAAGGCAAAGGAGGACATTGatgatttgaaatttcaattggaagagaaaaatattgaatttgagGGCACAAGAGCGCAACTTCGTGTATTGGAATCAAAAACATCAACAAGAATGGATGGTAGTCCCGAAAATGGTAGACCGCTTTTTAGATTGTCCCCAACACGTGATTCAATTATCAGGCAATCGCAAATTTCAACACCAAGTATGAAGGCGATGGTGCCACTGGCTATGGATGAAATAATGCAACACAGTAGTAGTACGGAATCGGCACAAGATCAGTCTGAGCAAAATCGTGCCTTGCCAGAAACACCAAAGAAACGTCCTAGTCGCATTCCATTGGCAGGTGCAAAGGCAAATGCAGCACCTAAACCACCAACTGGACGTAGCAATAGCAACAATAATGGGAAGTTAAGTCCATCCGGGCCTCCGTCCAATCGTAgtttaacaaataaaagtaTAAGTAGTCTCATGGGGCGCTCTGGGCCGAGTTCGGTGAAGAAAGAGCACAATAATTCATCACCAAGCCTCCATAGACCTGATTCGGCGCAAAGTTGGCGGAAAGATTCGTCATTAACTGCAAATAATCGTAGCTCATCGATACCAATATCGGCAAAGTCGTCGTCAACTCCGTCCGCGGGAAAACCTCTCCATTCACCATTACCCAAAGCAAAGAGAGATACAGTAACGGCAAAGACACGCAATCTGGATTCTCTAAGTGCGAAAGCATCGTCTGTCTCACCAGTCACATCGTCGCCCACAGTCACAACAGCACCAACGATACCACCAAGTACCATCTCACCGCATATATATAAATCATCGTCGAAGAAAGATCTTAATTCAAGCTATGTGGCATCACCACAGAGCCGAATGAAACCATCCTCAGTTCCAGTCCGACGAATTTCCAGCAGTGGTGCAAGAAATGGCGACACACAAGATTATGAGAATGGAAAG TCAAAGTTGATGATGAGTGGTGGTGTCAGAGGTGTAGAAGAACAAATGGCGGAGAAGGTTGCAGGAAGTGACAATGGGGGTGATTTTAGAGGTTCACGCGACCTCATCCGTGAATACCTGATGAAGACGAAAGTACAACAACCCCCGCCAATTTTTCAAACACCCTTCGAAACATTCACCACAAATCCCATGCCGAATTTGGATATGGTATACCGCTACCACATTGTCGTGGATGACGATAGCAATGTGTACAAGGAGAAGAATCGCGACATGGAAGTCAAGTACTATGATGataattattcaattgatCTACTGAATTCTCAGTGCAAAGCTGAGGATGAAAGCAGCAATAGGATGGGATTTGAGAGGCTTTCCCCACATCACAATAAACTCTGTGACTCCTCGGAGGATACTCAGGATGAGCATGAGGTGGTCAAGAGTTCACGCATTGACGGTACATGTCGACTTATTGGGAAGGTCAATCCGAATATTCTGAAGACATGGGAACAATTGAAGGGCGGAGGAAATGGCACAACAGACGGTGAGAAATCACAGCAGCGGATCTTCTATAAAACACAACGAATCCCCTCTGCGAAGCAATCTTCCAGCAGTATCTTCTACGACAGCATTGAGACTATCGTGTCGGATGTTGATGAATCTACAGCTCCAGCTGCCGGAGAGATGATGGCTGAATGCGATGATTCTCTTCTACTTGATGATGATAAAAAGCACTCCAACTGCTGGTCCATTggaagtgagaaaaatatatcataa